CCATGGCAGAGCAATCccaaggcaggagcagctccacagctggGGGTGAGCTCAGCCCAGGCACTCCTCACCAcagtggagcagcagcatcctgcagGAATGAGGGCTCTGGCTGCATGGGCTAGCAGGCACACAGCCAGAAGAGGCTGTGCCACACTGCTGCTATAAGATCTCAAGGGCACAGGCAGACCCTGCAAATTGCACTGATTTCTAGCTGATGTGCTCCTCTGAGCCAGCCACAAGTGCTCTCAGAAAGTTCAGGCCCTTGACGCCTTTGCTGAGCTCAGATTTGTTCAGAGAGAAATCAGATCATTCCTTGAGGATCCCAAGTCAATTTTTTTGTTGAGACCAAAGAGAAGGAACAGAAATGAGATGCCCACAGCATCAGTACTGCCACATAAGTCACAGGAAAGGATACTGGCTCTATGAACTTTGTCCTGCCTCCCATGCCATCATAGCCCGTCCTCACCTAGGAGAGAGAAACGAATTAGTCTGGAGCAGCACACAGAGCCTTGGCTACCTCTACTCATGTTGGTTATGGGGAAGGGGGAGTCTTGCAGACCACAGCTTCTGGAGAGGGTTTAAAGGCACTTGGAAACAGTCACTTCTTGTGCTAATCCCTCACTTTCAGAAAAAGACAAACCCGTGGGTATTAACGAAGTTTCGGAATACTGGGCACTTTTTCAGACAAGCTGAGCCAGGCTTAGGATTTTGTCACTGGGATTGAGGAATACAAAAACACCCCAAGCTCCAAGAAGGTGGAGGAATAGGACATTGAGAGCCACTTAGTCTGCTGCCAGGAAGGGAATGAGCATCTgtcatccctggagctctgcaggactGGGACGTAGCCAGGTTGTGCTCTGAGATTTATTTTCCACACACTGTATGTGACAAGGTAAAAGCCTCATTCGCTTCCTCTTTCAGGGTCAGTTCAGGACAGAGGTGGCATTGCCAGCCTTGGGCACACTCACCAACTGGACAGTCATACTCACAGAGCCCATGTTCTTGTGGGAACCCAGCAAACCACCCAAAGATGGCTTCTTGGAGAGAACAGAGTTCCTGATGAATGCTGGCAACAGTCCTTTAAGAGCATCATCCTCCAGATCATCTGCCCCGTTCTGTCCCacaaaataacaagaaaagCCCTTTAACCAGCACAGTCTGCTGCATGGAATCCACATACAGGCAGCAGTAATAACACAGACAGCTATTTAAGGTAATGGTTACTGCCATACCGCATGTCAGGTTGAAAACCAGCACGTTCCACCTCCCACTGAGGCTTATGTGGAACAGTACCCAGGAGGCAGGAGACTGCCCCCATCAAGTCTGGGCAAACAGCCACCTCAGCTGACCCCACAGCCCTTGTGGTCAGCTCCAGGGGGTGGTTGTGACGCACATCTGGGGCAGAATCATCAGCAAGAAGCAGGTGGGTCCCCACCCTCCCTTCTCCTGCAGGAGGCCTGAGGTAGCAACAGTGTTTCTACAAGACCATCAAGGAAAACACTTTGAAGCACAGACTGGTTTTATAGAAGGCCGGTCTATGGCCACAAGGGAGAAAATAGATTCTTTATCCCAAGCTTATTAACATCAGAATCAAAGAGGCGACACAGAAAAATCGAGATTAGTCCTTTTACCTCCACGGTTTCCTTCAGAACTTTCTTCGCCAGATTTACCACAGGAGGCCTGTAAGGAGCCCAAGGAGCAAATCAGCAGAGATTTATTGTTCAAGTGGAGCTGGCAAGGACAGACAAGGCCAAGCAAATGACGACAAAGCTTGCAGCACGCCATCAGGCAGCTGGAGAGCTATCTGATCTCACACAGCAACTTCCAAAGCAGGGAGACTTTGATCTCCTTTAGAAGcagaaagaggagggaaaacTCACGACTTTTTATCCAGCTTCTGCCTTTTTGTAGGGCCgaagggagctgtgcagggctggtgCTCAGGGGTGTCCACATCGTAAGTAGCGTCTAGATTGATCTCATCGCTGTGGGCTGGGCGGTGGAGCTTTGGATGCTGCAGATCCACAGGAGTAGGACTGCAAGGCCAGGAAAAACATCAGTCACTGAGCCACTGCCTGCCACCCAGGGGAGGGCAGAGCTGCACCCCACAACACTGAGTGCTCAGAGAGCAGTGGCACCAGGAACAGAGCTCCATTCTGCTCACACATCAAAGAAAGGACAATCTGAACCCCAGAGTTTAAATTCAACGTCCCAAATTACTGCTCCCCCTCAAATGCTGAGCGCTGTaacagcagcacccagagcctAGGAATCACACTGACACACTGCTGCACTGTGGACACAACCCAGCTTGCTCTGCTGGGGTAATGGCATAGGCTCCTCAAGAAAGTCTGAATAAAAGCAGATGTCATTTTTCAGGCTAGGTTCCTCTGTCTAGCTAAGATCTTTGGTCCCCACACACCAGTGCACACTCATCACAAGGCCAACTCTAAAGCAATGAGAAGAGCAGCTTTAGGGATGTTTCCCAGGCAGGACACAGTGACAAAGACTTTGTCAAAACTCAGGCCATTCCTCCACCCCTCTTGACCCAAACCCTCCAGACTTTTTTCATGTAAACCAAAATCATCTCATCAACCACAAGAAAAAGGATATAAAGAACAAAACTGCCATCTGTAACACCTGCCACACTAGTACATCTCTGCTTTCTCAGATAGTTAAACAGTCAGCTCTGGCTTTGAACCCGTCATCTCCATGCCTGCATTGTGTCTGAGGAGGCAGCTCACTAACCTTTCAAAGACTAGCCGACTGAGTGTTTCCCTGGTTACAGATGGGACCTTCAGAGTGTCCTGCAGGATGTCTATCTTCTTCTTCAAACTctggagagaaaagggaaagcagacagtgtaacagggaaaaaattagCAGTAGATACTTGGTCCCTTTTCCATAAATCAGCATCAGGTGGAGCTCAGAGGTAGGCTGGGAAATTTAGTCACTGAGCAAAAGCCAGCAGAACTCCTGGCTTTGCAGCTGCAGACCAGTCTGCAGTAACTGGCAGCTGGCCATGAGAAATGATAGTCTCACCAAGATCTCCTTGTCTGCATTCTTCATATCTTTCTGTGTGCTTTTTAACTCCTCCTTTGTCTTCTCCAACTCTGAAGTCgtcttctgcagctgcagaacacaACAGAGTGTGGGTTACACTTAGCTGGGTAAGGGGGACTGCAGAGCCCTGTGAGAGCAGTGTGCTCTGCACCACATTCTACTTCCCCTGTTTAAGGGCTCAATTTTCCTGTGTCAGTCTGACCAATCTCTCCTGTACCAGTGCAATCCAATCCCTACCCAATTCCACAAGCTGCCTGCAGAGGGATGTCCAGGGCTGCTTGCCCAGCATTTACTCAGCATTCATGCCTGATGGCAACAGTTTTTCCCTGCTCTAACACTTGGTGGCTGCATTCTGAATTCCTGCAGGTCTTTGGACACACCAGAGCACAGGAATCACAAACCACAGGCTGGAGGATGGCTGTGcatcagcagtgctggcacatgGACAAGCCTGATTCAACAGGGAAGCAGGCCAGCAGCAGGGGTCAGGAAGTGGACTGCTACCACTTCAGACACTTTAGTGGGTCCGGGAGCCTGGGCCAGCTCATGGACTGTGGGTACAGTCAGCTCTCTGTCAGCCAAGCCTGGAGCCCCTTGTGCACTGACTCGCACCCTCCTGACCCACACTGGCCATCACAGCTTGGGTCTGActcagccaggagcagcccaaCACCAGCATCAGCACCTTGTGTAGGGGTTAACTCCTCtggggagcacagcacagcaatCTGAAAACCTCCTTCTCCATGTGAGGGGACAACAGCCATGGCTGAGTAACAGAAGTATGCCAAATCCACCCACAGCTTCTCATTTTGTTGGCTTAGACATGGGGATGCCCCAGGGAACACCTGTGTCTTGGGATGTGAGGCTACACACATGCTTTTCACAGGGGTGTGCTACCAGAACAAAGACAGTCCAGCCTGACCTGAGCTAACAGACCCCAGCCAGGCCTGGAACagaggagcacagcagcagaagcacaTCAATATCCCCAAACTCCACACCAGCTCAGGACCAGCCCTGGCAGGCTCTGTGCAGGGCCACCTGTGTGTCCTCACTGTCCTTTGGGAAGCTCTCCTGCCTGGGCACAGCATAATGTGGGAGCCCTGGCTCAGTTCAGTTGGCTGAAGGCACAAGGCTGGGTGTGACTGGATTTGCCAAACCAGGACTAAGCCCTGTTCAACTGACACTGGCTCCAAACCTCTTCCCACTTCCTATGGTGCTCagttctgcagcaggaggagctggcagctgagTGCTCAGCAGTGGAGCCGGATGAAGGAATTGCCACTTCCAGAACCCAGTGGGAGCAGTGGAgcacctgtgtgctgctgctttccagcacaggctccctgccagacactggCTGGCACATGCTGCCCCAGCACTGTCCTCAGAGACTGTCCTCCTGACAACAGCCCACGAGCTGCTTGCTCCCCACATCACATCCTGACCCAGAAACCTCAGCCTGACCCTTCCACATACCTGTACCTATCAGCATGGGAGGGGGTCACTGCAGAGGCCTTGGGCCTTGCTTATGGACAGGGATCTACAGACCAGATGTCACCCTGGCATCTCACACTCTCCCTTTACCTTACTATTGACAGAAAACAGCTCCTTCTTCAGCTTCTCTGTCATCTCACCAGAGATCTTCCGAGCCTCCTTCAAGTTCTCATATTCCCTGTGAAAAGACACAAAGAGTCACACAGTTTGTAAGACATCTGAGCCAGAGCTTCTCAGAGACAAGCCAAGACCCTTAAATTGcagctctggacctgcagagCCACCAGAGAAAATCCAGGAGACACAATGATGAGTGAGTATACCAAAACTGTGTCATACATTCCACTACACCATGGGGGGACAAAAAACCTGCATGGGGTACCATGCCTGATTCCAGCAGCAAAATGGGAAGCAGAGCCAGAGACACTTCAGTTGCcagtgaaaaagacagaaaacagagcaCAGTCTCCATGCTGGCAGCAAACAGGGGACTTTGCTTTAAGTGACTTTTCAGAGACTTCACACTACTGGCCATGCACATTCACTCCCAATTACACCACAGGGATACTTGCCTCATTACAGCTTTGTACCAAAGCTGCAGTTATTCAGCTGCCAtcaaaacagacacaaaaaaagctgtgttttttccccagcagGACCAGATGGATATCCAGGTAggggagagcagcagtgcaggctTGCTTTGCCAGAGGCCACAGCTGCACAGTGCAGTGCTGTAAAGGGCGCAACCCAGAGCTCTGCATCCACTTGCTTTCCCTTGGGCATGAGAGGAAAGCAGAGGGAATAATCATCATCACTTCATAGGTGCACTGACAACTCTGGAGACAGTTCCCATGGTGACACACATGTCACTACAGTGACAAGAGGAACAGTTCAGTGTGACAGGCTCCAAACTAGGTCCCCAGGATCTGTCAGTCAAAACCCAGTGGAAGCCCTAAGAGGCAATgagagccccacagagcccttGTGCCTGTTGGTGCTCAGCAGAGGGTTCTCCCTGGGCACCCCAGGACAGCAccagccagctctgccaagCCTGCAGCACCTACTTTTTGAGGGAGACACAGTAGATTGCAAGCTGCTCCACTGCTGCCTGTCCAACTCCTGTCTCTCTGATCATCTCCTCCACTTCTGGGCGCTGGCTCTGAAGCAACAGCTCGATcctgcacaaaaaaaaaccccacaaacaaaaacatacCCTCAGCTCATGAATCACAAACAGACCTGGGAAAGAGACAAAGGCCCTGCTTCCCCCTCAAGAGGCTGATGCAGCCTGATTTTCTCCTGCAGGCACTCGGGATGTCATGGGAGAAGAGATACAGCTGCCTCACCTCAAGAAGGGCTTTTCACTGGGGAAAAGCAGCACTACTTGGACTAGAGAAGGGGCAGCTGTACACACATACTGCACATGGAACTGATGCCCAGCTCTTGGTCCCTAAAGCCCTGTGGCTGTGTTCCTGGGCTGGCATTTTACCCCAGCATCCTCTGATAACAGAAATGGCACATAGCCATGCTCAGTGCACTAGAGATGAGGCCAGTACCCTGTCTTACTGCTCTTTAATGAGAGCAGCTGTCTGCAAACATAGCAGGGGCAAGAGGCACACAAGGGCAGCTAAAGCAGCCGTTTTGAACCTTACAGGAAGGTGATCCAGCACACAGAGGTGGGTGTTGCAGCAGGAgaccctcctgccctccccaaaaAGGGCAGAGGTGCAGCCCAGCCTGCAAGGCCCAGGGAGCACCCCAGATCTCACCGCTCCATGGTTCTCAGCTTGTTTCGCAGCCGACAGGCCTCCTCCTTTGAACTTCTGTtgtcctcctgctgctgctccaggaattTCATCTGCTTCTGCAGGGAAGCAAGCACACACAGCCCGTTAGTAAGGCTCCAGGGATTGTTGGAGAAACATCCCAGCTTATGCgcactgcaggcagctgggagcATACATTGGCTTTAAATGCTATCACCACCTCAGCAGCCCAGGATTATGGAGAGTTGAGATCCCTCCCactgcacccccagctctgctccccatgAGCACAGCAGGGTCTCAGTACTAATCACAGGGTGAGTCTGGAGCTGAAGCCATGTCATAGCCCAtctctgctgggagcactggagggGCTGCGCAGTGCCCTGGATGCAGTGGtgacaatttatttttcaagagcAAAGGAGTCCACAGCAAATAAACCTCGCTATTGCTTTCCCTTCCATGCACAGCTGATTGCTTCAGCCTCCCAACTCTCCTTGCCATTAGCTGCTTAGAGCATAGATAGGAATGAGTGGGTCTCTTCTGGGAAACCTCAGCCAAACCCACCTGGGCACTTCTCTCACCCACTGCAAACCTATTGCCTCTCCAGCAGTAACACAGAGCCTCAGCTGAACTGGGAAAGCACACATCTGCAGTGTGGCAGAGGATGGGGATAGCTGAATTAGCACCATTCTGATGCATCTGTGCTGTCTAGGTTTGTGTGTACCTGGGTGCCTTGCACAGCAGCTTTGAAAGGCTCTGGTTTCAGCACAGTGCTGATTCTGGGGCAAAAGATCATTGCCTTGTAAAGCTTCTTCCCACACAAGTTCAAGGATTTTATCCACTTCCTGCCACAGAAACCAAACAGCTGTGAAACCACTGGGAAGTTGAGGAGGGACAGTGTTGTAGGCTCCTATGTCACTCTTGTTTAACTGAAGCCTGTCTTTGGCTTTTTCCTAACCAGAACTCTCAACACTTCAGATTCCCACAGCAGTGTTTGCCCCTGGTCAGTGCAGAGTCCCCAGCTTCAACCAGCCTGAAACTGCAGCAAACtgacagtgccagcagaagACAGGACCAGCTTGCTGCCTTAACCTGCATCACAGTAAGTTAGCCTGTATTTTCACTGCAGAAGTTTATTGCTTTAACCTTTAATGATGCAGTTTAAGACAGTGCTCAGCATTCAGCTGGGAAACCCCACATGCCACAGAAAAGATACCTCCAGGTCCCTAATCCTTCTGCCCTGCCCAGCTTTCATTAAAGGAATTCAAGCATACAGAGAGGGTTTTGCAACAGGAAAGATAAGCACAGAACCTTCTCCATAGGTGTCAAGGCAGGAAACCCAAACAGTGAGATGCTGAGTTGAGCATCCACTGAGTTGAGCATTGCTTCCACTGTCAGAATAAGTTCTGCTGGAGTAGGGGGCATCAGAAGTACCCTGCCACTGACCTATCCAGGGTCACACCAGCATCTATAGCATGGCCAAGATCCAGGCTGCCTTTACATGCAAACAGATTGGATATGATCCCATGGTTGGGCAAAAACAGTTGTGCTGGCTCACAGCAAGACCTGCCTGGAATTAATTCCTTACTCTTTCTGACCTAGTGTCAGGTAGATCTCCCGGATGCTTCCTCCCAAAAAAGCCCAGCTGCAAGTGGCATATCACAAGACAGCACCACAATGTGTATACAAGCTCTTTTTGGGCCACTTGGCCTTGCAGGTCAAGAAACACAATGCAGTTCAGGATACTGGGTCAGACAGCTTGGGAAGTGTAGTAGACACCTACTCCACTTTTCAGCCTGCAGCTCACAACCCCACCTGCTTGCACCTCACCTTCTTGACACAGGCACATCACCTTCACACAGCCCATCCCCAAGGCAAAGCTGCTCCAAGACATCCCaacaaagctgctcctgctcttgcCCTCTTCCTCTTGCTGTTTACGCATAGTACATGACTACACACTGAGTCACTGCACACTGAAGCACAACGGGAATATTTGATCCCTGGACTTCACAACATTACTAACATAACTGAGGCAAAGCCCTGGCAACAGAACAGAGACAGGAGAGTTAGCTGGATCAGATCCCACTCAGCTGAAGCCTGCAACTCCCCCTccatatttttcagtttgattTCTCTCCCAATCAAAGTAAGAAACTAATTTTCCTTGAATCCCTCTTGGTCTAAACCCATTTCAGAAGAACATTCTACCGCAGGGAACCAGTGTTTCAGCAACGGGGTGCTGGGGCTAGTTCCCACACTAAATTCCTGCTAGCACCTTTATGACCAGCACTGCCACTTCATCAGCGAGGCTCAGCCACATtcctcaggctgggctggcatTTCTCCCTCACCAGGGATACCTCTGCCTTGAGCACCTGTACACAAACCACAGGCCTGTAGGCTTTTTATGCCTCTGAATCACCTCGGGCAGAGCATAAACATGACCTCAAGTCCAGCAATAGCACTTGCTTCGATTCAtcaaaccaaaatgaaaaccCAGGCACCagacccaaaatcccaccagcACAATCTCTTTATTAGCAGGATCTGCAGAGATCTTCAACAGAACTAACACTGACTGCATGATGGTTagtcctgctggggacaggaagGGTACCTTGAGAGAGGAGCACAGCATCTCTGTCTCTCCCAGCATCTTCTGGAGCGACTCTATCATGGCGTTGCGCACATCCAGAGTGTCCCTCAGGCTGTCCACAACAGCCTGGCATTCCcgcttttctttctctggaaaagaagaaagaaaaaggtcaTGACCTGATAACCCAgactccagctgcagcacagcagcaggagcccatAGACTGCTTTGCAGGCTCAGCTCAGGTTGCCAGGATTTGGCCATTCCTGGAGAGAGCCATTTCTCTAAGTGCCGTCTGCACCAGGGTCTGTACCGAGCAACTGCATCTCTcagtgccagcaggcttcaagaTTTCTTTACTAAAGATAAAAAATTGCCTTTAATAGCTttccagtgccagccctgctagCATTAAGATGATGTATCTTAACTCTTGCGTTTTCTCAAAGCCAGGCTTGCACAAGGAAATAATTCCTCTGAAGTTACACCAAAAGCTGTCATAGAGCTGGAAAACAGAGCTTTGTATCCATCCTCTCCACATGGAATCTTATGTGTCAGGAACCCCTCTGGGGGCCATTTGGCAGCTGTATGCAGGAGTCCACCAAACTGCTGTGCATGCCCGAGCCAACCACAACACCTGCATCAAAGGGCAGGAGgcagtgacactggggacactaCAGGATACATGATAACTTAAGTAGATTCCCCAAGTACACACTTTTTGCAGTTCACAAAACCTTTGCATCTTGCTGTCCCTCTCTCTGGCAATCCAGGAGCAAAGCACATGCCTCTGACCACCAGAGAGAAGGTGGTGGAAAACACCACCAGATTTCAATTTGTTTTGTGGAGACAAGGGAAGGACAGCTCAGAAAGCAACAACCACCATCAGAAGCTGCCAGACCTACATAGGGAATAGCCAGCATTGCTGAGAAGCTCAAAGCAGTTGGATAATGACAGACAGCAGGAACCCCTCCACCTAACCCTGCTGAGAGCAGGGTAAAATCTCCAGCTCAGCATCTTCAGTCTTTGCTAAAATTGCCTGTGGTTCCAGCCTGGCAATAGTAGAGAGCCAAAGCGTGCCTTTCCAAAAAGCTTCTCCTTGCAAGCCATCCAGTTTCAAATTCTGCCTCCACATCCTGTGGCAGCATGACCTGCAGTGAAGCTTCACTGTTTAATCAGGGAGTAAAAGAACCATGTGGGACCGAGAACAAGAGAGGAATGTGTTCCAGCAGAAGCACGCAGGTGGCTTCTCCATTGATCTGAATAACCCTTTCCCACCAGAAGCAGTGCCTGGAGACGTTCCCTTGCACTTGCAGGAACTCCACACCCACCAAAAGAGTTAGGGCTTCCCCCTCCTCCATTCCCAGCTGCCCAGAGGCAGATGGCAGGAATCAATCCCCTCCATGCTGCAGGAATGAGTTTTCAGCTCATTCAGAGTGCCTCCCACAGAGCCTGCTGGGTCTGCTCAGAGCTCGGCACCTCTCGAGCCATTTGCAGGCTGAtcagagcctggcagctccacagctcctctgcagcgcacagagcagagcacagcttcACATGGAGAACTTATACACAAGAaccagcagagagcagagtaCCCACAGCAAAGGAGGCAGGAGGTGGGAAGGAGCTTCGCATTTCCAACATGAAAAGAGAATGGGACGGGGAATGTCAAATCCAACCTCTACTCACCAGAAGCTGAGAAGATTAGCAGGCCTTCAAGCAGTTTTTCTTGGATAATATCCTAGCAAGAATCCCAGCCACCTTCCCCAGAAGATCTGGCTCTCTACCAAGTCACTAAACTCAACCAAGCTGGCAGGAGAACAGGCCTCAGAATAGAGATGTGCAGACCATCCAATTCTGCTCTCAGGCTAAGGACCGAATCCTCAATCTACTGGCTATTCATGTCTGTCTCGTGCATGCAGGGAACGCAGAGGAAAGACAACTCTTGGGGCGTGGGTGAGCCCCCAGCattctttaaacatttttttttttcccttctgctaGCATGTTTTAGGATTTCTGTCACTTAGACtgacattttccttttgctgctcaTGACTCATGTTCTGATGACAGGCTGCCTACAGACGATGCTTAAAACCCATCGACAAGTCTCCAgggcttttgcttttcctgcctcCCTCAAACATCCTCTAAAATTAAAGATGGGAAGATGGAAGCGCGCGCACACTGAACTCCGTCTGCTCTTCGCGCGACACATGTGGCACTGCAACAGCCAAACAAATCCAAAGccttcccactgctgcttttggACACCACTTTCACCCTCTCATCTGTTGCAGGGAACGAGCCTTTGCCATATGCAGCTGTGAGTTTCCCAGCTAGCAAAACAAGGGTTTTGCTTTCAAGCCTGCTCTGGATAGAGCTTTGCTGCAATTCTGTGAGCTTGTGATTAGGAAGGGGGCAaagaaaattgcatttatttgtcTAAACTCACAGTGAACTCCTGAGTtacagcagagctgggccaggTTGTGGACTCAGGCTCTGCCATAGGAGCTTTGCATCACCACAGGTGTTCTCGCCTCAGAAAAAGCTCTGAAGAAATTGCTCTAGTGAAACAgttttccctcagctccagagaGGGGTGGCCTCTGCACAGGGGTTCCTCAGAcctgggcacaggcagagcccaggagctgctgactGCAGGCTGCCGAtcccctgcaggcagcaggaacTCACCTTTCAAGGAGAGCTGGGCCTTCACCTTGTCCAGTTCATTCTGAAACACAACACAGAGAATCCCATTAGGAAATACCCTGTGGAGATGCTTTCACCAGATCTTAAAAAGACCTAAGAGGTTTCTCAGCAGGACTTTTGGACCACAGGTACTAAGGAGGCAACACGGAAACAACAAGCACGGAGTTACAAGCCCAGACTATCACAGGGAACGGAAAGAGCACCTCCAACTGGCATTCTTCAGGGGGAGAAGAGAGGATCACAGCTTCATCTTAGCCTTGTCAACCTTGTGTTTCTCACACTGTCAGTCATCCTGTTTTAGCTGAATAATTTTGGAAGGCTCTCAGGGAAACACAGGAAGTCAGGCAAGAACAATTTTTACAATGTTTTACCTAAACAAGGCAATAAGGGAGGAATGTTGCCAGACTAACTGGATTACTAAGAGTTCTTTAAACTGAAGTGAACTTTAATGAGATGCAGGTGGGAGACAGGAGGGCACATCCAAGCACCTGAAAAGGTAACCAAGCACACACTGAAATATGCTGACAGACACTGAAGTCACTGCAGTTAGGGATGCTGATAGAAGCTAAGGGTTCAATCGAATGGCTGGAAACAGATCACTGAAAAACCAATCCATAACACACCAATTTGAGAGTGCACAACATCTCCTGGGTACCACAAGGGTCtgaagaaaaccaaatatttcTAACGCCTTCATCAAGGATCAGAGAGAGGCAGCAAATGCCCTGTAGTTTAAATTAGAGAAAATGAAGTGATATA
The genomic region above belongs to Poecile atricapillus isolate bPoeAtr1 chromosome 9, bPoeAtr1.hap1, whole genome shotgun sequence and contains:
- the TRAIP gene encoding E3 ubiquitin-protein ligase TRAIP, with protein sequence MPIRAHCTICSDFFDNERDVAAVPCGHTFHQACLFQWFDTAPRRTCPQCRNQVSKRHIINKLFFDVTLEEQAVPDAETLQNELDKVKAQLSLKEKEKRECQAVVDSLRDTLDVRNAMIESLQKMLGETEMLCSSLKKQMKFLEQQQEDNRSSKEEACRLRNKLRTMERIELLLQSQRPEVEEMIRETGVGQAAVEQLAIYCVSLKKEYENLKEARKISGEMTEKLKKELFSVNSKLQKTTSELEKTKEELKSTQKDMKNADKEILSLKKKIDILQDTLKVPSVTRETLSRLVFESPTPVDLQHPKLHRPAHSDEINLDATYDVDTPEHQPCTAPFGPTKRQKLDKKSPPVVNLAKKVLKETVENGADDLEDDALKGLLPAFIRNSVLSKKPSLGGLLGSHKNMGSVRTGYDGMGGRTKFIEPTNLAEIRPLSVRSKKKVSRPASAAPSAFSSSSSQARMDTFLL